A single region of the Legionella oakridgensis ATCC 33761 = DSM 21215 genome encodes:
- a CDS encoding ubiquinone biosynthesis accessory factor UbiJ: MIKNLTIKALQKAINRALSLDETRLPKLQALEGKAIEVIITPLNVNFFIYFSQGELQLLSDYNGHIDTIIHSSPLGLIRLSVLPASKVRSLFNDQIKVSGDVELGQEVKKLFDELDIDWEGHLAQFTGDVVAYQVGSFFRRGLTFKRRTVESLQQNITEYLQEELRMVPPREEMNDFFKEVDDLSLRVERLAAHVNQLRARYEAD, translated from the coding sequence ATGATTAAAAATTTAACGATAAAAGCCCTGCAAAAAGCAATTAACCGTGCCTTATCTCTTGATGAAACCCGACTGCCTAAATTGCAAGCCTTGGAAGGTAAAGCTATAGAGGTGATTATTACCCCTTTGAATGTGAATTTTTTTATCTATTTTTCCCAGGGCGAATTACAATTACTCTCTGACTATAATGGCCATATTGATACGATTATACATAGCAGTCCACTGGGATTAATTCGTTTAAGCGTATTGCCTGCTTCAAAAGTTCGTTCATTATTCAATGATCAAATCAAAGTGTCAGGCGATGTTGAATTAGGACAAGAGGTAAAAAAACTATTTGATGAGTTGGACATTGACTGGGAAGGACATCTTGCGCAATTTACCGGAGACGTCGTAGCTTATCAAGTAGGGTCATTTTTTCGGCGCGGATTGACGTTCAAACGACGTACTGTGGAATCCTTACAGCAGAATATAACAGAATATTTACAAGAAGAATTGCGCATGGTGCCGCCGCGAGAAGAAATGAATGATTTTTTCAAAGAGGTTGATGATCTGTCTTTACGTGTCGAGCGCCTAGCTGCCCACGTCAATCAATTACGGGCCCGCTATGAAGCCGATTAA
- a CDS encoding cytochrome c oxidase subunit 3, translating to MGDHGTYYVPKPSHWPLVGSIGLTTTLVGAGSWLHADWYGPYIFFLGLFILFFMMFGWFGQVIYENEKGLYDLQVDRSFRWGMCWFIFSEVCFFGAFFGALFFSRYWSVPLLGGEVHPITHFTLWPDFKATWPLLDNPNNQIFVGAHEGMGAWGLAAINTLILLSSGVTVTWAHWALKLNKRRQLDIGLICTIALGILFLFLQGHEYYEAYTEMNLTLDAGIYGTTFFMLTGFHGLHVTIGTIILIVILLRSLRGHFTPERHFAFEAAAWYWHFVDVVWLFLFIFVYWL from the coding sequence ATGGGAGACCACGGCACCTATTATGTCCCCAAGCCCAGCCATTGGCCTTTAGTCGGTTCAATTGGCCTTACTACTACGTTGGTAGGCGCTGGCTCTTGGCTGCACGCCGACTGGTATGGGCCCTATATATTTTTTCTTGGGCTATTCATATTATTTTTTATGATGTTTGGCTGGTTTGGCCAAGTTATCTATGAAAATGAAAAAGGCCTTTATGATTTGCAAGTTGACCGCTCGTTCCGATGGGGAATGTGCTGGTTTATTTTCTCTGAAGTTTGCTTCTTTGGTGCATTTTTTGGCGCTTTATTTTTTTCACGCTATTGGAGCGTACCACTGCTTGGAGGAGAAGTACATCCCATCACTCATTTTACCTTATGGCCTGATTTTAAAGCCACCTGGCCATTATTAGACAATCCAAACAATCAGATTTTTGTTGGGGCCCACGAAGGGATGGGCGCGTGGGGACTTGCAGCAATTAATACCTTAATCCTGTTATCTTCTGGAGTAACGGTCACTTGGGCTCATTGGGCATTAAAACTCAATAAGCGCCGTCAGCTAGACATCGGCTTAATATGCACCATAGCCCTTGGGATACTCTTTTTATTTTTACAAGGCCATGAATATTATGAAGCCTATACTGAAATGAATTTAACCTTGGACGCGGGTATTTACGGGACAACCTTTTTTATGCTGACTGGTTTTCATGGTCTGCATGTCACCATTGGAACCATCATTCTTATTGTTATTCTTTTGCGCTCACTGCGTGGCCATTTTACGCCAGAGAGACACTTTGCCTTTGAAGCAGCTGCTTGGTATTGGCACTTTGTTGACGTCGTCTGGTTATTCTTGTTTATCTTTGTCTATTGGTTATAA
- a CDS encoding twin-arginine translocase TatA/TatE family subunit has product MSAGEVLLTLLVALLVFGPSKLPMLAHHLAKMARLLHHYQQQWSRFWQSQLNEHQLQENLKKAKKADTKYLQDEEVP; this is encoded by the coding sequence ATGAGTGCCGGCGAGGTATTGCTGACTTTGCTGGTGGCTTTATTGGTATTTGGTCCATCCAAATTGCCCATGCTGGCGCATCATTTAGCCAAAATGGCTCGTCTCTTGCATCATTATCAACAACAATGGTCACGGTTTTGGCAATCGCAGTTGAATGAGCATCAATTGCAGGAAAACCTGAAAAAAGCCAAAAAAGCCGACACGAAATATTTACAGGATGAAGAGGTGCCTTAA
- a CDS encoding GspE/PulE family protein yields the protein MKRIRLGELLLKENLVTQATLDKASELQKQTGNKFGRILIEMGVVKEEELLKLLARQLDIPYIDLNFYEINSSLATLLPETYARRYRALVLERINKELLVGMADPLDINAFDAVSKILKQPIKMAVISESALLAAIDRIYRRTQEISHFAEELSGEMVEERTEKEDELFDETIESEEQAPVVKLLNSLFRDAVQARASDIHIEPDEKSLRIRLRIDGVLNESILENKRILNALIQRLKLRAHLDISEKRIPQDGRFNFTIKGRSFDVRVSTMPTSYGESVVMRLLDQSTPVSDLSDLGISADMVKRLEAIYKRPYGMLLVTGPTGSGKTTTLYSILSRLNTPDRKILTVEDPVEYRISRVCQVQVNPKIDLTFARVLRSILRQDPDIIMVGEIRDSETARIAMRAAITGHFVLATLHTNDAISSAMRLIDMGAEGYMVAAAVKAIIGQRLVRTICQACIKDHKADAAEKIWLESMGVDASLVFKIGEGCTHCNYRGYVGRIGVYELLEMNMEMLNALRLNNAAAFTKAALACQSYEPLSRQVTALIKSGETTIHEGMRVIGQLDEEFKYREIDLDKEALQGAGLN from the coding sequence ATGAAGCGTATACGACTGGGAGAGTTACTGCTTAAAGAAAATCTGGTAACCCAAGCAACATTGGATAAAGCCAGTGAATTGCAAAAACAAACCGGTAATAAATTTGGCCGCATTTTAATTGAAATGGGCGTTGTTAAAGAAGAAGAACTCTTAAAATTATTGGCCCGGCAATTAGATATTCCTTATATTGATCTCAATTTTTATGAAATTAATTCGTCGTTGGCCACGTTATTGCCTGAAACATATGCCAGACGCTATCGCGCTCTTGTCTTAGAACGTATCAATAAAGAATTATTGGTTGGCATGGCTGATCCGTTGGATATTAATGCCTTTGATGCTGTATCCAAAATCTTGAAACAACCCATCAAGATGGCAGTCATTAGTGAATCCGCCTTATTAGCGGCGATTGACCGTATTTACCGGCGTACCCAAGAAATTAGCCATTTTGCCGAAGAACTTTCAGGAGAGATGGTTGAGGAGCGGACGGAGAAGGAAGACGAGCTTTTTGATGAAACGATTGAAAGCGAAGAGCAAGCGCCTGTAGTCAAACTATTAAATTCATTGTTTAGAGACGCAGTACAGGCACGAGCATCGGACATTCATATTGAGCCTGATGAAAAATCATTGCGAATTCGTTTACGTATTGATGGTGTTTTAAACGAGAGTATTCTGGAAAATAAACGGATTTTGAACGCGTTGATTCAACGGCTTAAATTACGTGCCCATTTGGATATTTCAGAGAAGCGTATTCCTCAGGATGGTCGTTTTAATTTTACTATTAAAGGACGCTCTTTTGACGTCAGGGTTTCAACCATGCCGACTTCTTATGGTGAATCGGTGGTCATGCGTTTATTGGATCAATCAACACCAGTGAGTGATTTAAGCGATCTGGGAATTTCTGCAGATATGGTCAAACGACTTGAGGCGATTTATAAAAGGCCGTATGGGATGTTGTTGGTTACAGGCCCTACGGGTAGCGGTAAAACCACGACGCTTTATAGTATTTTATCCAGATTAAATACTCCCGATCGTAAAATCTTAACCGTTGAGGATCCGGTGGAATATCGAATAAGCCGCGTTTGTCAGGTGCAAGTGAATCCAAAAATTGACCTGACATTTGCTCGTGTGTTGCGTTCTATCTTACGACAAGATCCTGATATTATCATGGTGGGAGAAATCAGGGATAGCGAAACAGCGCGTATTGCCATGCGTGCGGCGATTACTGGTCATTTTGTATTAGCCACCCTCCATACTAATGATGCCATAAGTTCTGCCATGCGGTTAATTGATATGGGGGCGGAAGGCTACATGGTTGCGGCTGCTGTAAAAGCAATTATTGGGCAACGCTTGGTAAGAACGATTTGTCAGGCCTGCATCAAGGATCATAAGGCGGATGCGGCTGAGAAAATTTGGCTGGAGTCGATGGGGGTTGATGCTTCATTAGTCTTTAAAATAGGCGAAGGTTGCACCCATTGTAATTATCGTGGATACGTTGGTCGAATTGGTGTCTATGAGCTTCTTGAAATGAATATGGAGATGTTGAATGCCCTGCGGTTGAATAATGCTGCAGCATTTACAAAAGCTGCTTTGGCATGCCAATCTTATGAGCCGTTATCTCGCCAAGTTACTGCATTGATTAAAAGTGGGGAGACAACCATCCATGAAGGCATGCGAGTCATTGGTCAATTGGACGAAGAATTTAAATACCGCGAAATAGATTTGGATAAGGAAGCATTGCAAGGAGCTGGCTTAAACTAG
- the tatA gene encoding twin-arginine translocase TatA/TatE family subunit, whose amino-acid sequence MGISGISPLSLLLIFLIIIALFGTSKLKSIGSDLGAAIKNFRRALNEDDDQKP is encoded by the coding sequence ATGGGAATAAGCGGAATCAGTCCTTTATCTTTATTATTAATTTTTCTGATTATTATTGCTTTATTTGGAACCAGCAAACTTAAAAGCATAGGATCGGATTTGGGTGCGGCCATTAAAAATTTTCGTCGTGCTCTAAATGAAGATGATGATCAAAAACCATGA
- the coxB gene encoding cytochrome c oxidase subunit II codes for MLKRLNVCKTVLMLCASMVTQSALAAADNWQMNMYKGVTPLSHDMYDLHMVAIVICAIIGIVVFGVMFYALIHHRKSKGHEPARFHDNTRVEIVWTIIPFLILVGLAIPATKVLIRLENSTESDVTIKVVGHQWKWQYQYLDQGISYFSNLSTPYAQIENKEPKGEWYLLEVDKPVVVPINKKIRFLVTSNDVVHSWWVPELGVKRDAIPGFMHEAWARIEKPGVYRGQCAELCGINHGFMPIVVQAVNEEEFNQWVANQTKIADEYATTEDKPAEQKVLTRAELMKLGKEKYDLICAACHKADGTGLSPMFPPLKGSSVAVGKPISRHIGIVLNGVSGTAMQPYKDQFTDEEIAAIVTYERNAWGNNTDDEVQPADVAQVRQGDNQQPNMVKKAQAGGFR; via the coding sequence ATGTTAAAGAGGTTAAACGTCTGCAAAACAGTGCTTATGCTTTGTGCCTCAATGGTGACGCAATCGGCATTAGCCGCTGCGGATAATTGGCAGATGAATATGTATAAAGGGGTTACTCCCTTAAGTCACGATATGTACGATTTACATATGGTGGCCATTGTCATTTGTGCCATCATTGGCATCGTTGTTTTCGGCGTGATGTTTTACGCTTTAATTCATCACCGCAAATCAAAAGGGCATGAACCTGCCAGATTTCACGATAATACACGAGTGGAAATTGTCTGGACTATTATTCCATTCTTAATCTTAGTAGGGCTTGCCATTCCAGCAACCAAGGTTTTAATACGCCTGGAAAACAGCACTGAATCGGATGTAACCATCAAAGTTGTTGGTCATCAATGGAAATGGCAATATCAATATTTGGATCAAGGCATTAGTTATTTTAGTAATCTTTCAACACCTTATGCTCAAATTGAAAATAAAGAGCCGAAAGGAGAGTGGTATTTATTGGAGGTTGACAAACCTGTGGTTGTACCCATCAATAAAAAGATCCGCTTTTTAGTCACGTCCAATGACGTCGTGCATTCCTGGTGGGTGCCCGAGCTTGGGGTAAAACGTGATGCCATTCCGGGCTTCATGCATGAAGCTTGGGCCCGTATTGAAAAACCCGGTGTTTATCGAGGGCAATGTGCTGAATTATGTGGTATCAATCATGGGTTTATGCCGATTGTCGTACAAGCCGTTAATGAGGAAGAATTTAATCAATGGGTAGCAAATCAGACAAAAATTGCCGATGAATACGCCACTACCGAAGATAAGCCCGCTGAACAAAAAGTATTGACTCGAGCCGAGTTAATGAAGTTAGGTAAAGAAAAATACGACTTGATTTGTGCCGCCTGTCATAAGGCAGATGGCACAGGATTATCGCCCATGTTCCCGCCCCTTAAAGGCAGCTCGGTTGCTGTGGGCAAACCCATATCAAGACATATTGGCATCGTATTGAACGGTGTTTCAGGAACTGCCATGCAACCGTATAAAGATCAATTTACGGATGAAGAAATTGCGGCGATTGTTACCTATGAACGCAATGCCTGGGGTAATAACACAGACGACGAAGTTCAACCGGCCGATGTTGCTCAAGTACGGCAAGGTGATAATCAACAACCCAACATGGTGAAAAAAGCTCAAGCTGGAGGTTTTCGATGA
- a CDS encoding DUF1841 family protein, which produces MFYSNEVRDTRQLFFSSWKKYRERQPLLPLEEQIAAVILDHPEYHGLLEHRFASEASYFPETGQTNPFLHMGLHLAIRDQIATDRPAGIEAIYKNLLKKYAEPLVVEHLLMDHLAECLWQAQRHHALPDEKKYLEACAQLLL; this is translated from the coding sequence ATGTTTTATAGCAATGAAGTTCGTGATACCCGTCAATTGTTTTTCTCAAGTTGGAAGAAATACAGGGAAAGGCAGCCCCTGCTTCCCTTAGAGGAACAAATTGCGGCAGTTATCTTGGATCATCCTGAATATCATGGATTACTCGAGCATCGTTTCGCAAGCGAGGCCTCTTATTTTCCTGAGACGGGACAAACGAATCCTTTTTTACATATGGGCTTGCATTTGGCGATACGTGATCAAATTGCTACTGACAGACCTGCAGGAATAGAGGCTATTTATAAAAATTTATTAAAAAAATACGCTGAGCCTCTTGTGGTTGAGCATTTGCTTATGGATCATCTGGCGGAATGCTTGTGGCAAGCACAGCGACATCATGCGCTTCCAGATGAAAAAAAGTACCTCGAAGCATGCGCTCAGTTACTTTTGTAA
- a CDS encoding c-type cytochrome, giving the protein MLATLLAVCTSLQAANNTNNENGFRWVDPLVDGFYPKYPPTTPAATDEKEKLIQRGEYLAKLGDCISCHTNVRAGTPTYAGGLPIATPFGTIYSLNITPDKKTGIGNWTEKDFIRALKEGRDPKGRNYFPVFPYVYFANVSDDDARALYAYFMSIPPVELENKRQPFPFNMPGASLGMWGWNLLFFYPNKQYEYDPEHSAAWNRGKYIVDGLGHCSMCHTPLNILGSPKQRFYLTGGFVDGYWAPNITQFGLRTANRYDVADVFIKSELINMAGPVAGPMAEVNHNSLSYLTEEDQMAIATYLKTVVSEEPLGVSPSDKQPTLKRGKQVYVNTCIICHQDGKMGAPLIGNGAGWYMRLKESGLTGLYRHAIYGYNSMPPHGACVTCSDNDVISAVDYLLNKSLSRSQWLDLKSGGAAKFPADGKIIYNENCGVCHNEGKLGAPKIGDKEMWKPLIAQNMDVLIENTVMGKKHPVNGGCKHCTTGEVIDAIKYMVSQSKTEGNYSLW; this is encoded by the coding sequence ATGTTAGCCACACTATTGGCAGTTTGCACCTCATTACAGGCTGCCAACAACACCAACAATGAGAATGGTTTTAGATGGGTTGACCCATTAGTGGATGGCTTTTACCCTAAATACCCTCCTACGACGCCCGCGGCAACGGATGAAAAAGAAAAATTAATCCAGCGCGGTGAATACCTGGCAAAGCTTGGCGATTGTATTTCCTGTCACACCAATGTTCGCGCCGGCACTCCAACTTATGCCGGGGGATTACCCATTGCAACGCCTTTTGGCACTATTTACAGCCTTAATATTACTCCAGATAAAAAAACCGGAATTGGAAATTGGACTGAAAAAGATTTCATTCGCGCCTTAAAAGAAGGACGGGATCCCAAAGGACGTAATTACTTTCCTGTTTTTCCCTACGTTTATTTTGCCAACGTCAGCGACGATGATGCGCGAGCCCTGTATGCTTATTTTATGAGCATTCCTCCGGTAGAACTGGAAAACAAACGTCAACCATTCCCTTTTAACATGCCTGGAGCCAGCTTGGGAATGTGGGGTTGGAACTTGTTGTTTTTCTATCCTAACAAGCAATATGAATATGATCCTGAACATTCTGCTGCCTGGAATCGTGGTAAATACATTGTGGATGGCCTTGGCCATTGCAGCATGTGCCATACGCCTTTAAATATTTTAGGTTCCCCCAAACAACGTTTTTATCTGACCGGTGGATTTGTGGATGGCTATTGGGCACCAAACATCACACAATTTGGCTTGCGCACTGCAAATCGCTATGATGTGGCCGATGTGTTTATTAAGAGTGAACTGATTAATATGGCAGGGCCTGTGGCGGGGCCAATGGCTGAAGTCAATCATAATAGCCTCAGTTATCTGACAGAAGAAGATCAAATGGCGATTGCCACTTATTTAAAGACCGTCGTGAGCGAAGAGCCTTTGGGCGTGTCTCCTTCCGATAAGCAACCTACTTTAAAACGTGGTAAACAAGTGTATGTTAACACCTGCATCATATGCCATCAGGATGGCAAAATGGGCGCTCCTCTCATTGGCAATGGCGCAGGCTGGTATATGCGGCTTAAAGAAAGCGGTTTGACAGGACTATACCGCCATGCCATTTACGGCTACAACAGCATGCCTCCACATGGTGCTTGCGTGACTTGTTCAGACAATGATGTGATTTCTGCGGTGGATTATCTTTTAAATAAATCACTGTCACGTTCTCAATGGCTTGACTTGAAATCAGGTGGTGCAGCGAAATTCCCAGCCGACGGCAAGATTATTTACAATGAAAATTGCGGTGTATGCCATAACGAAGGCAAACTGGGGGCTCCTAAAATTGGCGATAAAGAAATGTGGAAACCGCTCATCGCGCAAAATATGGATGTATTGATTGAAAACACGGTCATGGGTAAAAAACATCCGGTGAATGGCGGCTGTAAACACTGTACAACGGGCGAAGTAATTGATGCCATTAAATACATGGTTAGCCAGTCTAAAACGGAAGGCAATTACTCACTGTGGTAA
- the ubiB gene encoding ubiquinone biosynthesis regulatory protein kinase UbiB, with protein sequence MKPIKQLVRLLHINYILARNGLDQVIVSIRLFAPLRFIVYLNPWNWFRREKLTRGEALRKTLEELGPIFVKFGQALSTRPDILPVDIALELCKLQDKVPSFASEKALAIIEKAFGQSAFEVFAAFDENVLASASIAQVHAATLKSGEDVVVKILRPGIKKIIEQDLSILHTIANLADRYWSESKRFKPREIVQEFEHNLIDELNLQREAANAGQLRRNFHNSPLLYIPEIYWDYVRDNVMVMERIYGIPVTDIATLREYGVNIKKLAERGLEIFFTQVFRDCFFHADMHPGNIFVSFVNPDDPQYICIDFGIIGTLNDNDKRYLAENLLAFFNRDYRRVAQLHVESGWVARNTRVHEFESAIRMVCEPIFEKPLKDISFALVVLQLFQVARRFQMEVQPQLVLLQKTLLAIEGLGRQLYPELDLWLTAKPFLEKWLREQVGPKALLKNLRENLPFFVEQLPHMPRLLNDVLLLSKEQKLSYAEALMSKESEARARFNWNKRLGGVFLQS encoded by the coding sequence ATGAAGCCGATTAAACAATTGGTGCGATTACTGCATATTAATTATATTTTGGCCAGAAATGGACTTGATCAAGTCATTGTAAGTATCCGGCTTTTTGCACCATTGCGTTTTATCGTGTATTTAAATCCCTGGAACTGGTTTCGCCGAGAAAAACTGACAAGGGGCGAGGCATTACGAAAAACGCTGGAAGAACTTGGTCCTATTTTTGTTAAATTTGGACAAGCGTTATCAACCAGACCTGACATTTTACCTGTGGATATTGCTTTGGAGTTATGTAAGCTGCAGGATAAAGTGCCATCATTTGCCAGTGAAAAAGCCTTGGCTATTATTGAGAAAGCATTTGGCCAATCTGCATTTGAAGTGTTTGCTGCGTTTGATGAAAATGTGCTTGCTTCCGCGTCTATTGCACAGGTCCATGCTGCCACATTAAAAAGTGGGGAAGATGTGGTTGTAAAAATTTTGCGTCCTGGTATCAAAAAGATAATTGAACAAGATTTAAGTATTTTACATACCATTGCCAACTTGGCCGATCGATACTGGTCTGAAAGCAAACGATTTAAACCGAGAGAAATTGTCCAAGAATTTGAGCATAATTTAATCGATGAGTTAAACCTGCAGCGTGAAGCAGCAAATGCCGGGCAATTGCGGCGTAATTTTCATAATTCTCCATTGCTTTACATTCCTGAAATTTACTGGGATTACGTTCGTGATAACGTCATGGTCATGGAGCGTATTTACGGCATTCCTGTGACGGATATTGCAACATTAAGAGAATATGGGGTGAACATCAAAAAGCTTGCAGAACGAGGGCTTGAGATTTTTTTCACCCAAGTTTTCCGGGATTGTTTTTTCCATGCAGACATGCATCCAGGTAATATCTTTGTTTCCTTCGTCAATCCAGATGACCCACAATATATTTGTATTGATTTTGGCATTATTGGTACGTTGAATGATAATGATAAACGTTATCTGGCTGAGAATTTGCTGGCTTTTTTTAATCGTGATTATCGTAGAGTGGCGCAATTGCATGTTGAATCAGGTTGGGTCGCAAGAAACACGCGTGTTCATGAATTTGAAAGTGCTATCCGCATGGTATGCGAACCGATTTTTGAAAAACCGCTGAAAGACATTTCTTTTGCGTTGGTGGTATTACAGTTATTTCAGGTGGCTCGTCGTTTTCAAATGGAAGTACAGCCACAACTGGTATTGCTGCAAAAAACACTGCTGGCTATAGAAGGCCTTGGGCGTCAATTGTACCCGGAACTTGATTTGTGGTTAACGGCAAAGCCTTTCCTTGAAAAATGGCTGCGAGAACAAGTGGGACCCAAAGCCTTGCTTAAAAATTTACGCGAGAATCTCCCTTTCTTTGTTGAGCAATTACCCCATATGCCACGTTTGCTTAACGATGTATTATTACTAAGCAAAGAACAAAAATTATCTTATGCAGAAGCATTGATGTCTAAGGAGTCTGAAGCAAGAGCTCGTTTTAATTGGAATAAGCGGCTAGGTGGTGTTTTTTTACAGTCATGA
- a CDS encoding LysE/ArgO family amino acid transporter encodes MPIYLNGLMLGLSLIMALGPQNIFLIRQGALRQHAVLSAVTCFICDVVLVTASIAGLHHILEQHPDLRLWMAWFGAGFLLYYGGAALKRAFSRSARTLGNEQTNITRWQIIMLALGFSLLNPHAIIDSLVLIGGGSSQFPDHPQMFLFGVISSSLVWFTVLTITAYYFSGILTKTTVWRRVELCSGILMIYLSLNLVSSQV; translated from the coding sequence ATGCCTATCTACCTAAATGGTCTTATGTTAGGTCTTTCACTGATTATGGCATTAGGCCCGCAGAATATTTTTCTAATTCGTCAAGGTGCCTTGCGTCAGCATGCGGTGCTTTCGGCAGTCACTTGTTTTATTTGCGATGTTGTTCTGGTCACAGCGAGTATTGCCGGCTTGCATCATATCCTTGAGCAACATCCTGATTTGCGTCTCTGGATGGCGTGGTTTGGCGCAGGTTTTTTGCTGTACTATGGTGGTGCGGCATTGAAAAGAGCGTTTAGTCGCTCAGCCCGCACTCTCGGAAATGAGCAAACAAATATAACTCGCTGGCAAATTATTATGTTGGCACTGGGATTTAGTTTACTTAATCCTCATGCCATCATTGATTCCCTCGTATTAATTGGTGGTGGTAGTAGCCAATTTCCTGATCACCCGCAAATGTTCTTATTTGGTGTGATTTCATCCAGTCTTGTATGGTTTACTGTATTGACTATAACGGCCTATTATTTTTCGGGGATATTAACCAAAACCACGGTTTGGCGGCGTGTTGAATTATGCAGCGGAATTCTTATGATTTACCTAAGCTTAAATCTGGTTTCTAGCCAAGTATGA
- the ctaD gene encoding cytochrome c oxidase subunit I yields MSQVFLHEIEHTEHHGPEQGKGVFGFIRRWLFTTNHKDIGTLYLWLAFISFFVGGGMALLIRAELFRPGHLFVDPNFFNQMTTLHGLIMLFGVVMPAFTGLANWQIPMMIGAPDMALPRLNNWSFWILPFAFALLGSTLFHNGGGPNFGWTMYAPLSTRYAPPSTDFMIFSVHMMGLSSIMGSINIIATILNLRAPGMTMMRLPMFVWTWLITAFLLIAIMPVLAGAVTMMLADRHFGTSFFEAAGGGDPILFQHVFWFFGHPEVYVLVLPAFGVISEVIPTFSRKPLFGYHFMVYATVSIALLSFLVWAHHMFTTGIPLGAELFFMYATMLIAVPTGIKVFNWVGTMFKGSMTFETPMLFAVAFVFLFTIGGFTGLMLSLVPADYQYQDSYFVVGHFHYVLVPGVIFALMSAIYYWLPKWTGHMYNERLGKWHFWLSVISVNILFFPMHFLGLAGMPRRIPDYALQFTNFNMIASIGAFIFGFSQLLFLYNVIRTVKGHGKKVDAQVWEGAHGLEWTLSSPPPYHSFTTPPEIH; encoded by the coding sequence ATGAGCCAAGTATTCCTACATGAGATCGAACACACTGAACATCACGGCCCCGAACAAGGCAAAGGTGTCTTTGGCTTTATTAGGCGGTGGTTATTTACCACCAACCATAAAGATATAGGTACTTTGTACTTATGGCTGGCCTTCATCAGTTTTTTTGTTGGCGGTGGTATGGCGCTGCTTATTCGCGCTGAATTATTCAGACCCGGCCATCTTTTTGTTGACCCTAATTTTTTTAATCAGATGACGACCTTGCATGGTTTAATCATGCTTTTTGGTGTCGTGATGCCGGCTTTTACTGGTCTGGCCAACTGGCAGATTCCAATGATGATTGGCGCTCCCGATATGGCGTTGCCCCGATTAAATAACTGGAGTTTCTGGATTCTTCCTTTTGCGTTTGCACTTCTGGGTTCAACGCTGTTTCATAATGGTGGCGGCCCCAACTTCGGCTGGACCATGTATGCGCCATTATCCACACGCTATGCTCCTCCAAGCACAGACTTTATGATATTTTCCGTGCATATGATGGGATTATCATCCATCATGGGCTCTATTAACATCATTGCGACCATACTGAACTTGCGCGCACCTGGTATGACCATGATGCGACTTCCAATGTTTGTCTGGACCTGGCTAATCACTGCATTTTTATTAATTGCTATTATGCCCGTTCTGGCTGGAGCCGTAACCATGATGCTTGCCGATCGTCACTTTGGCACCAGCTTTTTTGAAGCGGCTGGCGGTGGCGATCCAATACTTTTTCAGCATGTATTTTGGTTCTTTGGCCATCCCGAAGTCTATGTTCTTGTGTTGCCAGCATTTGGCGTGATATCAGAAGTTATTCCCACGTTCAGTCGTAAACCACTGTTTGGATACCATTTCATGGTATACGCGACCGTCAGCATTGCTCTTTTATCCTTTCTTGTATGGGCACATCATATGTTTACCACTGGCATCCCATTAGGTGCCGAGTTATTTTTCATGTATGCCACCATGCTGATTGCCGTACCGACGGGCATTAAGGTATTCAACTGGGTAGGAACGATGTTTAAAGGGTCCATGACCTTTGAAACACCGATGCTTTTTGCCGTGGCATTTGTTTTTCTATTCACCATTGGCGGTTTTACCGGTTTGATGCTTTCTTTAGTTCCAGCCGATTATCAATATCAGGATAGTTATTTCGTTGTTGGACATTTTCATTATGTGCTTGTCCCTGGCGTTATCTTCGCCTTGATGTCAGCTATTTATTACTGGCTGCCAAAATGGACGGGGCATATGTACAATGAACGGCTTGGAAAGTGGCATTTCTGGTTATCCGTTATTTCCGTAAATATTCTCTTTTTCCCAATGCATTTTCTAGGGCTGGCTGGCATGCCACGACGTATTCCTGACTACGCTTTACAATTTACCAATTTTAATATGATTGCTTCCATTGGCGCATTCATATTTGGATTTTCCCAATTATTGTTCTTATACAATGTCATTCGAACTGTAAAAGGTCATGGTAAAAAAGTAGATGCGCAAGTTTGGGAAGGCGCTCATGGTTTGGAGTGGACACTGTCATCACCTCCCCCATACCATAGCTTTACTACGCCACCTGAAATTCATTGA